A single window of bacterium DNA harbors:
- a CDS encoding succinylglutamate desuccinylase/aspartoacylase family protein: MFEEIIRVTGKEKGRTSIILAGVHGNEKCGVEAIKRVLLSLEIERGCVLFGYGNPRAMEKNLRFTEANLNRMFKTENLLSANEKQSYEYSRAQCLKKYLDQADALLDIHASTTLNTTPFIICEENARENVVFLPANLVVFGFDKTQPGGTDYYMNKIGKIGICIECGYLNDPQAVQIAEDAIFAFLKTFGHIQNNLKPKKQSYMLMTKLYITKTNNFVLSKPFYDFEKVSRGQEIGIDGGEEVCAEKEGVILFATNRNKINDEAFLVGEIIL; this comes from the coding sequence ATGTTTGAAGAAATTATTCGGGTTACCGGAAAGGAAAAAGGAAGAACAAGTATTATTCTTGCCGGTGTGCACGGAAATGAAAAATGTGGTGTAGAAGCAATTAAAAGAGTTTTATTAAGCCTTGAAATAGAACGCGGTTGTGTTTTATTTGGGTATGGAAATCCTCGAGCAATGGAAAAAAATCTCCGTTTTACAGAAGCAAACTTGAACAGAATGTTTAAAACCGAAAATTTGCTCTCGGCAAACGAAAAACAGAGTTATGAGTATTCACGTGCCCAGTGCTTAAAGAAATATCTTGATCAGGCTGATGCGCTTCTGGATATACACGCAAGCACCACTCTTAATACCACACCTTTCATTATTTGTGAGGAAAACGCAAGGGAAAATGTCGTATTTTTACCAGCCAATCTTGTTGTATTTGGTTTCGACAAAACACAACCAGGCGGAACTGATTACTACATGAATAAAATTGGCAAAATCGGAATTTGCATAGAGTGTGGCTATCTCAATGATCCACAAGCAGTGCAAATAGCGGAAGATGCCATTTTTGCTTTCCTTAAAACTTTTGGACACATACAAAATAATTTGAAGCCAAAAAAACAATCATATATGTTGATGACTAAACTTTATATAACCAAAACAAATAATTTTGTTTTGTCGAAACCATTTTATGATTTTGAGAAGGTATCAAGAGGGCAAGAGATAGGAATTGATGGCGGAGAAGAGGTGTGTGCCGAAAAAGAGGGCGTCATATTATTTGCGACAAATCGAAATAAAATTAATGATGAGGCGTTTTTGGTTGGAGAAATAATATTATAA
- a CDS encoding YerC/YecD family TrpR-related protein: MKDVWDNSQSTELLEAILDLKNPKEAKRFFRDLLTEKEIVEFSSRWKAAQLLAENTPYTQIQEKTGLSSTTVARISKWLNQGKGGYKLAISRIYHSHHTEKSPSRKRLC, translated from the coding sequence ATGAAAGATGTCTGGGACAACTCGCAATCAACTGAACTACTTGAAGCCATTTTGGACTTAAAAAATCCTAAAGAAGCCAAGCGGTTTTTTCGTGACCTGTTAACCGAAAAGGAAATCGTAGAATTCTCCTCCCGCTGGAAAGCTGCTCAATTACTTGCGGAGAACACTCCCTATACTCAAATACAAGAAAAAACTGGCCTTAGCTCAACCACCGTTGCGCGTATTTCAAAGTGGCTTAACCAAGGAAAGGGTGGCTACAAACTCGCGATCAGTCGTATTTATCATAGTCATCATACTGAAAAATCCCCTAGCAGGAAGAGGCTATGTTGA
- a CDS encoding ABC transporter ATP-binding protein: MSEPSVSRWLKQTFCVHWRKITLILVFSCLLAIVRVAFPAFWQLLIDRAVEGKVDYSLVVILIMLFLGRSAPVVEFLRGRFLNRYDFDVRFQLFKHVLRLSVPFHKEKESTKVMLEANKGVGASVSLLNILLRGEVIADIPVAFFAFCYVASHSWVAFVVMAVFVVVFLFLGYILGGWIEKAEEERNEVDNEVSTREREIVQQIETVKLHCAERQEHDWFRATGGQVFDLDNKLAVYYNCFQFMSRLAQIFPFCIAMVIFVPDVAAGRMTIGTFIALQMYGLAALAPAGFLGEMYQEIKTNMAKLKPALRLFEQQPTIMESRNPLEMEPLRYEINLHNVSFRYPCSDEPVLVNISCRIAAGEKVAVVGKTGSGKTTLARLLVRFYDPDHGLVTMDGVDIRHLSFESLYQQVSYVTQEVPVFSGTVGENIRYGLPECGDGLLRAACESASAGFALRQNDGLETRVGELGEKLSGGERQRLALARVFLRRPSLLILDEATSALDQMTEREVQEAFDRLLQMNGGTTMVVIAHRITTVRNADRIMVLDKGCIVDQGTHDELLDRCVLYQDLCQGMAS; the protein is encoded by the coding sequence ATGTCCGAGCCTAGCGTTTCGCGGTGGCTGAAGCAGACTTTCTGTGTACACTGGCGGAAAATTACCCTTATTCTGGTTTTTTCTTGTCTCTTGGCGATTGTACGAGTGGCGTTTCCCGCTTTTTGGCAACTACTAATCGATCGAGCTGTTGAAGGTAAGGTCGATTACTCCTTGGTGGTGATTTTGATCATGCTTTTTCTTGGGCGAAGCGCGCCTGTGGTCGAATTTTTGCGGGGGAGATTTCTTAATCGATACGATTTCGACGTCCGTTTTCAGCTCTTCAAACATGTCTTGCGCCTGTCAGTGCCTTTTCACAAAGAGAAGGAATCGACAAAGGTGATGCTCGAAGCCAACAAAGGTGTCGGGGCGTCGGTAAGTTTGTTGAATATACTGCTGAGGGGCGAAGTTATTGCCGATATTCCGGTGGCATTTTTCGCTTTTTGCTATGTTGCTTCTCACAGTTGGGTCGCATTTGTTGTGATGGCAGTATTCGTTGTTGTTTTTCTTTTTCTTGGCTATATTCTTGGGGGGTGGATTGAGAAGGCAGAGGAAGAGCGTAACGAGGTTGATAACGAAGTATCGACACGCGAGCGGGAAATTGTGCAGCAAATTGAAACCGTTAAATTGCATTGTGCCGAAAGACAGGAGCATGATTGGTTTCGGGCTACGGGTGGACAAGTGTTTGATCTGGATAATAAGTTGGCAGTCTACTATAACTGTTTCCAGTTTATGTCCAGGCTGGCACAGATCTTCCCGTTTTGTATTGCGATGGTAATTTTTGTTCCCGATGTTGCTGCCGGTAGAATGACGATTGGAACGTTTATTGCTCTGCAAATGTATGGTCTTGCCGCTCTTGCGCCTGCCGGATTTTTGGGTGAAATGTATCAAGAAATCAAGACCAACATGGCGAAGCTTAAGCCCGCGTTGCGTTTGTTTGAACAACAACCAACCATTATGGAGAGTCGCAACCCATTGGAGATGGAACCGCTTCGGTACGAGATTAATCTGCACAACGTTTCGTTTCGTTATCCTTGTTCGGATGAGCCGGTCTTGGTCAATATTTCCTGTCGGATAGCGGCGGGCGAGAAAGTGGCTGTAGTTGGAAAGACTGGTTCTGGGAAGACGACGCTCGCACGGCTGTTGGTGCGATTTTATGATCCCGATCACGGCCTCGTCACAATGGATGGTGTCGACATTCGGCACTTGAGTTTTGAGTCGTTGTACCAGCAGGTCAGTTACGTGACGCAAGAAGTGCCGGTTTTTAGTGGGACGGTTGGGGAGAACATTCGTTATGGTCTTCCTGAATGCGGTGATGGGTTATTGAGAGCTGCTTGCGAGAGCGCCTCCGCCGGTTTTGCCCTGCGTCAGAATGACGGGTTGGAAACACGAGTGGGTGAGCTGGGCGAAAAGTTGTCTGGAGGAGAACGGCAACGACTGGCACTAGCGCGGGTTTTCCTTCGTCGTCCGTCGTTACTTATTTTGGATGAGGCAACCTCCGCGTTAGATCAGATGACTGAACGCGAAGTGCAGGAAGCATTTGACCGGTTGTTGCAGATGAACGGTGGAACCACGATGGTGGTCATTGCTCATCGCATCACGACGGTAAGAAATGCGGATCGGATCATGGTCCTGGACAAGGGGTGCATTGTCGATCAGGGAACTCATGATGAGTTACTTGATCGCTGTGTTCTTTACCAGGACCTCTGCCAAGGAATGGCAAGTTGA
- a CDS encoding Nramp family divalent metal transporter: MLGSTIPLGIKHLPPPPRFRKLLGPSFILLGLGLGSGEVILWPYLSSNYGLGIIWGALIGITMQFFINMEVERYALINGESVFVGFARLLKFLPAWFIISTFLGFGWPGIGLAGAQLLSSVLGISNTHWIAVAIFLLIGTLLTLGKVLYQTVEKIQIFLIVLSVPLLTILTIFLTKSADYSTLTRGLVGIGDGFFLLPAGIAIGTFLGALAYSGAGGNLNLAQSFYVRDKGYGMGLHADRITSVFTQGSGNKEIHLSGSTFPINDENIHTFKRWWHLINWEHFFVFWVLGLFTMLTLSLLAYTTTYGLESNHTGINFVLNEAAVIGQKTTPIIGAILLVVLGVMLSATQMTVLDSTSRIITENFLLAGRKYKANISLTYYIILWIQIFFGITVISLGFDQPLKLITLGAIINAFSMFGYSILLIFLNNTLLKKHLRPSIFRNAVMVLIVLFYGYFCGLVLLRAW, translated from the coding sequence ATGTTAGGAAGTACAATACCTTTGGGAATTAAACATTTGCCTCCTCCGCCCCGGTTTAGAAAACTTTTGGGACCGAGTTTTATTTTGCTGGGCCTTGGACTAGGAAGTGGTGAAGTAATACTTTGGCCCTACCTAAGCAGTAATTATGGTCTTGGCATTATTTGGGGTGCGCTCATTGGTATCACAATGCAATTTTTTATCAACATGGAAGTGGAAAGATACGCATTAATCAACGGAGAAAGTGTTTTCGTCGGCTTTGCCAGATTATTAAAATTTCTTCCCGCCTGGTTTATTATTTCCACTTTTTTAGGGTTTGGTTGGCCCGGCATCGGTTTGGCCGGCGCGCAACTGCTTTCTTCGGTTTTGGGAATCAGTAACACACACTGGATCGCCGTCGCCATTTTCTTACTTATCGGTACTTTACTCACGCTAGGAAAGGTTCTTTATCAAACAGTCGAAAAAATCCAAATTTTTCTAATTGTTCTCAGCGTACCCTTGCTCACCATTTTAACGATTTTTCTGACTAAGTCGGCTGATTATTCGACTTTAACACGCGGTCTTGTCGGCATTGGAGATGGCTTTTTTCTTCTCCCTGCGGGTATCGCTATTGGCACTTTTCTAGGCGCACTGGCTTATTCCGGCGCGGGTGGCAACCTTAATCTGGCACAATCTTTTTACGTACGCGATAAGGGCTACGGTATGGGTTTGCACGCCGATCGCATCACCAGTGTATTCACACAGGGCTCCGGCAATAAAGAAATTCATCTTTCCGGAAGCACATTTCCGATTAACGACGAAAACATTCACACATTCAAGCGCTGGTGGCACTTAATCAATTGGGAACATTTTTTTGTTTTTTGGGTTTTAGGACTTTTCACAATGCTTACCCTATCACTATTAGCCTACACCACCACTTACGGTCTTGAAAGCAACCATACAGGAATCAACTTCGTATTAAACGAAGCAGCCGTTATTGGCCAAAAAACCACTCCGATTATCGGTGCCATCCTGCTTGTTGTCTTAGGAGTAATGCTATCGGCAACGCAAATGACCGTCCTTGATTCGACCAGTCGCATAATCACCGAGAATTTCCTCCTCGCCGGCAGAAAATATAAAGCCAATATTTCTCTTACTTATTATATTATTCTCTGGATCCAGATTTTTTTTGGCATCACCGTGATATCGCTGGGTTTTGATCAACCATTGAAACTGATCACGCTCGGCGCGATCATTAACGCTTTCAGTATGTTCGGTTATTCAATTCTCCTTATTTTCTTAAATAACACGTTACTAAAAAAACATTTACGACCGTCTATTTTCCGCAACGCTGTTATGGTCTTGATTGTTCTTTTTTACGGTTATTTTTGCGGACTGGTCTTGTTAAGGGCTTGGTAA
- a CDS encoding UPF0158 family protein, whose amino-acid sequence MNKLKFLLPNKKEIDLDMLEIAMEDNDLSNQYFLNTKTGEIEFYSEYDEDASEKLNEIEDNNQFVPIERLPSYVSYNWMKEFTENVVAKEDSQLADKLAIALNGKGAFRRFKDCLEYSDERFLKLWYQWKEECLREECAKWLRGLKIDIKEQNQPQK is encoded by the coding sequence ATGAACAAACTCAAATTTCTGCTTCCCAATAAAAAAGAGATCGATCTGGATATGCTTGAAATCGCCATGGAAGATAATGATCTAAGCAACCAATACTTTTTGAACACCAAAACCGGGGAAATTGAATTTTATTCCGAGTACGATGAAGACGCATCGGAAAAACTTAATGAAATAGAAGATAATAACCAATTTGTGCCGATCGAACGCCTTCCTTCCTACGTGTCATATAACTGGATGAAAGAATTCACGGAAAACGTCGTCGCAAAAGAAGATTCACAGTTGGCGGATAAATTAGCAATCGCCCTTAACGGAAAAGGCGCGTTTCGCCGATTTAAAGATTGTTTGGAATATTCGGACGAACGCTTCTTAAAATTATGGTACCAATGGAAAGAAGAATGTTTGCGGGAAGAGTGCGCCAAATGGCTACGCGGTTTAAAAATTGACATCAAAGAACAAAACCAGCCACAAAAATAA
- a CDS encoding type IV toxin-antitoxin system AbiEi family antitoxin domain-containing protein has protein sequence MKYEKRPISDILRSNKTVFTFKDISLIWGDNDKKATIAGVNYYVKTGELYRIRRGIYAKDKKYDKLELATRILVPSYVSFETVLTRSGINFQYYERITVASYQTREIVIDGQTYSYKKIKDFVLTNSAGVVHTGETSMASPERAFLDTIYIHKDYHFDVMDSLNWDKVFELLPIYKNKRMAKKVNEFYNYYKATK, from the coding sequence ATGAAGTACGAAAAAAGACCAATTTCCGATATATTGCGTTCCAATAAAACAGTCTTTACTTTTAAAGACATTTCTTTGATTTGGGGAGATAATGATAAAAAAGCCACGATCGCCGGCGTTAATTATTACGTAAAAACCGGCGAGTTATACCGCATTCGCCGAGGTATCTACGCCAAGGATAAAAAATACGACAAGCTGGAATTGGCCACCAGGATTTTGGTTCCGTCTTATGTCAGCTTTGAAACAGTGTTGACGCGGTCGGGAATTAATTTTCAGTACTATGAAAGAATTACCGTTGCTTCGTACCAGACGCGCGAGATTGTAATTGACGGGCAAACCTATTCTTATAAAAAAATTAAAGATTTTGTATTGACCAATTCTGCCGGCGTTGTGCATACGGGTGAAACCTCCATGGCCAGTCCCGAGCGTGCATTTTTGGATACAATTTATATTCATAAGGACTACCATTTTGATGTGATGGATTCATTGAATTGGGACAAAGTTTTCGAACTGTTGCCGATTTATAAAAACAAACGTATGGCGAAAAAGGTTAACGAATTTTATAATTATTATAAAGCCACAAAATAA
- a CDS encoding nucleotidyl transferase AbiEii/AbiGii toxin family protein, with protein MVKPTFNTALHKNVMFQILKAIYFDTTVASLLGFKGGTAALMFYELDRFSVDLDFDLLDRDKEDFVFERIEQVAKKYGKIKDAQKKRFNLLFVLSYEDKARQIKLEINRRAFGSHYDVRNYLGVSVPVMVKEDMFAHKLMAMRERIGKTSRDIYDVWFFLEHRWPINKEIVEQRAGVPFKKLIEQCIEKLEKMNNRDILGGLGELLTEPQKDWARAKLREETIFQLKARLESEK; from the coding sequence ATGGTTAAACCCACTTTCAACACGGCTCTTCATAAAAACGTGATGTTTCAAATTCTTAAGGCGATTTATTTCGACACGACGGTCGCGTCGCTTTTGGGTTTTAAGGGCGGAACGGCCGCGTTGATGTTTTATGAACTTGATCGGTTTTCGGTTGATTTGGATTTCGATTTGCTTGACAGAGACAAAGAAGATTTTGTTTTTGAACGCATTGAACAGGTTGCCAAAAAGTATGGCAAAATCAAAGATGCGCAGAAAAAGCGATTTAATTTGTTATTTGTGCTTTCATATGAAGATAAAGCGCGCCAGATTAAGCTTGAAATTAATCGTCGTGCTTTCGGCTCGCACTATGATGTAAGGAATTATTTGGGCGTGTCTGTACCGGTGATGGTCAAGGAGGATATGTTTGCTCATAAACTTATGGCGATGCGTGAACGAATCGGAAAAACTAGCCGGGATATTTATGATGTCTGGTTTTTCTTGGAACACCGCTGGCCGATTAATAAAGAAATCGTCGAACAGCGCGCGGGGGTGCCGTTTAAAAAATTAATTGAACAATGTATTGAGAAGCTGGAAAAGATGAATAACCGTGATATTTTGGGCGGTTTGGGGGAATTGCTCACCGAACCCCAAAAAGATTGGGCGCGCGCGAAACTGCGAGAGGAAACAATTTTTCAGTTAAAAGCGCGTCTGGAAAGCGAGAAGTAA
- a CDS encoding LysE family transporter, whose product MKQFFNGLITGLTLQLAVGPVFFFIANMTIQGSTVNGFAGVLAVTLVDYIYILLSVFGIGQVIQRTNIKKIFGMVSSLVLVIFGFMLIKSSVNMVIGESIATTPTEPLISFGSVFLMTISSPMTIMFFTSLFTAKVLEYGYVRNELLNFGLGTGFATFVFMGISVIIFSFMKGIIPIFFVQILNIGVGVLLVGYGAFRFVKHVKQ is encoded by the coding sequence GTGAAGCAATTTTTCAATGGTCTAATTACGGGGTTAACTTTACAATTAGCTGTTGGTCCGGTTTTCTTTTTTATTGCTAACATGACTATCCAGGGCTCTACTGTTAATGGTTTTGCAGGGGTATTGGCGGTAACACTTGTTGATTACATTTATATTTTATTATCAGTTTTTGGGATTGGACAAGTTATTCAACGAACTAATATAAAAAAGATATTTGGAATGGTTAGTTCATTAGTCTTGGTGATTTTTGGTTTTATGCTAATCAAATCCTCAGTGAATATGGTAATAGGAGAATCAATAGCTACTACGCCGACAGAACCATTGATCAGTTTTGGTTCAGTCTTTCTAATGACAATATCGAGTCCAATGACAATTATGTTTTTTACAAGTCTGTTTACAGCAAAAGTCCTGGAGTATGGATATGTAAGAAATGAATTATTGAATTTTGGGTTAGGAACTGGTTTTGCCACTTTCGTATTTATGGGAATATCAGTCATAATATTCTCGTTTATGAAAGGGATTATTCCAATATTTTTTGTGCAGATTCTTAATATCGGCGTTGGTGTTTTGTTGGTTGGGTATGGTGCCTTCAGGTTTGTGAAACACGTAAAACAATAA